The following are encoded in a window of Vespula pensylvanica isolate Volc-1 chromosome 2, ASM1446617v1, whole genome shotgun sequence genomic DNA:
- the LOC122627358 gene encoding signal peptidase complex catalytic subunit SEC11A, with protein sequence MLQSIFEDVRRMNKRQFLYQILSFGMIVSSALMIWKGLMVATGSESPIVVVLSGSMEPAFHRGDLLFLTNHQNESMRVGEIVVFKVIGREIPIVHRVLKLHEKGDHNNTVKFLTKGDNNSVDDRGLYAQGQLWLTHKDVVGRARGFLPYVGMVTIYMNEYPKFKYAVLSCLGLYVLIHRE encoded by the exons ATGTTGCAATCAATATTTGAAGATGTACGTCGGATGAATAAACGAcag TTCCTGTATCAAATACTCAGCTTTGGCATGATCGTGTCCTCGGCCTTGATGATATGGAAAGGTCTAATGGTTGCAACGGGTAGCGAAAGTCccattgttgttgttttaaG tGGTAGTATGGAACCAGCATTCCATAGAggtgatttattatttttaacaaatcatCAAAATGAATCTATGAGAGTAGGGGAAATTGTTGTTTTCAAAGTGATAGGCAGAGAAATTCCAATAGTGCATAGAGTTCTGAAACTTCATGAGAA GGGAGACCATAACAATACcgttaaatttttaacaaaaggtGATAATAATTCTGTCGACGATAGAGGCTTATACGCCCAAGGGCAATTGTGGCTTACACATAAAGACGTTGTAGGTAGAGCAAGAGGATTCTTACCATATGTAGGTATGGTAACtatttatatgaatgaatATCCCAAATTCAAATATGCCGTTCTATCATGTTTGGGTTTATATGTATTGATTCACAGAGAataa
- the LOC122627353 gene encoding probable cytochrome P450 304a1, translating into MFFVVIIALLLIIYEYYKYLSSKPSGTPPGVVGLPLIGIYWYCLWYDYKFPYRWFGYYSKKLKSKVISCYLGPFFTVIANDYASVKELLLKEEFDGRLSEAYFIKARAFNKKLGIFFTDGDQWREQRRFALRHMRDFGFGRRHEIFETKSMEELNILMDMLKNGPINENEKKIYKDGLALFPDFLFPFFVNNIWEIMFGYRFERNKYGKLCYFGEKAMKFVRSGDTMGGATFIWPITCSFGNLFSFTDAMESNYIMIDFIKKYLYKYKEMHGENGDYGFVGSYLNKLKESNIPSSYTEEYLLLTLLDFILPAILSTSSNITFAIKFMMHFPNVAKKVKEEIHQVVGNGRLPTWEDRNKLPYTEATIRETMRYETLTPLGVIRRCIKDTTFQGYFIPNNTVLIPNIAEINHDPDFWGDPKNFRPERFLKDDGQLNKDFSLPFGAGHRLCAGETFARFMIFEVFATLMQNFDFSFVEGQPTRIEDKFSGIITTPTETWIRLKPHS; encoded by the exons ATGTTTTTCGTAGTAATAAttgctcttcttcttataatatatgaatattataaatatttaagcaGTAAACCATCAGGAACACCTCCAG gGGTCGTTGGATTACCATTAATAGGAATTTACTGGTACTGTTTATGGTACGATTACAAATTTCCATATCGATGGTTTGGCtattattcaaagaaattaaaatctaaAGTGATTAGTTGTTACTTGGGACCGTTTTTTACGGTAATAGCTAACGATTATGCAAGCGTGAAGGAATTGTTACTGAAAGAAGAGTTCGATGGTAGATTATCTGAAGCTTATTTTATTAAGGCACGagcatttaataaaaaattgg GTATATTTTTTACTGACGGAGATCAATGGCGAGAACAAAGAAGATTCGCTCTTCGTCATATGCGAGATTTCGGATTTGGTCGAAgacatgaaatatttgaaactaAAAGTATGGAGGaactaaatattttaatggatATGTTAAAAAATGGCCCtataaacgaaaatgaaaag aaaatttataaagacgGATTGGCTCTTTTCCCCGACTTTTTATTCCCATTCTTTGTTAACAATATATGGGAAATCATGTTTGGATACAGATTCGAACGTAACAAATACGGGAAACTTTGTTACTTCGGTGAAAAAGCTATGAAATTTGTAAGATCAGGCGACACAATGGGGGGTGCTACCTTCATCTGGCCGATCACTTGCTCTtttggaaatttattttcattcacaGATGCAATGGAATcgaattatattatgataGATTTCATAAAg aaatatttgtataaatataaagaaatgcaCGGGGAAAATGGCGACTACGGATTTGTAGGTAGTTACTTGAACAAACTAAAAGAGAGCAATATTCCCTCTTCCTACACGGAGGAATATCTTCTACTAACATTGTTAGATTTCATCTTACCTGCTATACTCTCGACAAGTAGCAATATTACGTTCGCTATTAAATTCATGATGCATTTTCCAAACGTGGCGAAAAAAGTTAAAGAGGAGATACACCAGGTCGTTGGAAATGGAAGATTGCCTACTTGGGAAGATAGAAATAA ACTTCCATATACAGAAGCGACTATACGCGAAACTATGAGATACGAAACGCTTACTCCACTTGGCGTTATACGTAGATGTATTAAAGATACGACTTTTCAAGGATATTTTATTCCCAATAATACAGTTTTGATACCCAATATCGCTGAGATAAACCATGACCCGGATTTTTGGGGTGATCCAAAAAATTTTAGACCGGAGAGATTTTTGAAGGATGACGGACAActtaataaagatttttcgtTACCTTTTGGAGCAG gtCACAGACTCTGTGCTGGAGAAACGTTCGCGAGATTTATGATATTTGAAGTTTTTGCTACCTTGATGCAAaacttcgatttttctttcgtcgaaggTCAACCGACGAGAATTGAAGATAAGTTCTCCGGTATCATTACTACACCAACAGAAACTTGGATTCGCCTAAAGCCACATTCTTAA